A genomic stretch from Sebastes fasciatus isolate fSebFas1 chromosome 23, fSebFas1.pri, whole genome shotgun sequence includes:
- the LOC141761843 gene encoding NACHT, LRR and PYD domains-containing protein 3-like isoform X2: protein MNRCEDREDGVPSSKTSLRGGHDGQTKAQRPRSPVSSCVSMKSDSSKGRPFDFKHGQQSADPGPERQNRPDSPVSSCVSMKSDSSKGRPLDFKHGQQSDDHRIPQQRPDHSGISCVSMKSDSSKGRPLDFKHGQKSDDQKILHQRPDPSSPSCVSLKSDISKGRPLDFKREEKSDYQKIPQQRPDPSGPSCVSLKSDSSKGRPFDFKHAQQSDDQKRIKNQKQDSPVSSSQSAQQHQTDLNSVFMLLEENIVSFVKNELKKFQKVLSPDYPECFESQCEDQEAVEGEEEEKWRSSKEGFLKITLHFLRKMKQEELAGRLQSRNGVAALLCQRKLKSDLKKKYECVFEGIAKAGNPTLLNKIYTELYIIEGGTAEVNEEHEVRQIETSSRKQDRPEMTVSREDIFKPSPRRDEPIRTVMTKGVAGIGKTVLTQKSTLDWAEDKANKDIQFTFPFTFRELNVLKEKEFSLVELIHHFFNVTKEAGICRFEEFQVVFIFDGLDECRLPLDFQNNQILTDVTESTSVDVLLTNLIKGKLLPSARLWITTRPAAASQIPPECVDMVTEVRGFTDPQKEEYFRKRFRDEEQASKIISHIKTSRSLHIMCHIPVFCWITATVLENVLKTKEGGELPKTLTEMYIHFLVVQSKMKKKYERGAERDPGWSSESREMIESLGKLAFEQLQKGNLIFYDSDLTECGIDIKAASVYSGVFTEIFKEERGLYQDNVFCFVHLSVQEFLAALHVHLTFINSGVNLLSGEKTTSRRSKVFKDKPKLTELYQSAVDKALQSPNGHLDLFLRFLLGLSLQPNQTLLRGLLTQTGSSSETNHKTVKYIKKKISETSSTEKNINLFHCLNELNDHSLVEEIQQNLRSGHFSTEKLSTAQWSALVFILLSSEKDLDVFDLKKYSASEEALQRLLPVVKASKKALLSGCNLSERSCEVLSSVLSSQSSTLRELDLSNNNLRDSGVKLLTAGLESPHCTLGTLRLGLCKLSMRSCEALSSVLSSQCSLRELDLSNNDLRDLGVQQLAVGLGMPNCTLEMVSLSGCLVTEDGCAPLASALRSNPSHLRELDLSYNHPGDPGVKRLSAAVEDPHRRLDTLRVDHGGQRWLKPGLRKYTCELTLDTNTTHKKLKLSENNRKVTLVGEKKHPYPDHVERFDRCCQLLCGNDLTDRCYWEVEWRGDVDVAVTYRGITRKGKSAECRFGRNDQSWSLNCSDVGYSAWHNNRETVRLSSSSSSASGRVAVYVDFPAGTLSFYRVSSEELIHLHTFNITFTQPLFPGFGFGFGVESLMLSQDSSVSLCSL from the exons ATGAATCGGTGTGAGGACAGAGAGGATGGAGTCCCTTCCTCTAAAACCTCTCTGCGTGGAGGACATGATGGCCAGACCAAAGCTCAGAG ACCACGCTCTCCTGTATCCAGCTGTGTGTCCATGAAGAGTGACAGCTCTAAGGGTCGACCTTTTGACTTCAAACATGGACAGCAGTCTGCTGATCCAGG CCCAGAGCGGCAAAACAGACCGGACTCTCCTGTATCCAGCTGTGTGTCCATGAAGAGTGACAGCTCTAAGGGTCGACCTCTTGACTTCAAACATGGACAGCAGTCTGATGATCATAG GATCCCTCAGCAGAGACCAGATCACTCTGGAATCAGCTGCGTGTCCATGAAGAGTGACAGCTCTAAGGGTCGGCCTCTTGACTTCAAACACGGACAGAAGTCTGATGATCAAAA GATCCTTCATCAGAGACCGGATCCTTCTAGTCCCAGCTGTGTGTCCTTGAAGAGTGACATCTCTAAGGGTCGACCTCTGGACTTCAAACGTGAAGAGAAGTCTGATTATCAAAA GATCCCTCAGCAGAGACCGGATCCTTCTGGTCCCAGCTGTGTGTCCTTGAAGAGTGACAGCTCTAAGGGTCGACCTTTTGACTTCAAACATGCACAGCAGTCAGATGATCAAAA GAGGATCAAAAATCAGAAACAAGACTCTCCTGTATCCAGTAGTCAATCTGCCCAGCAGCATCAAACAGACCTGAACTCCGTATTCATG CTGCTTGAGGAGAACATTGTCAGTTTTGTGAAGAACGAACTGAAGAAGTTCCAGAAAGTTCTGAGTCCAGATTACCCAGAATGCTTTGAGAGTCAGTGTGAGGATCAGGAGGCGGTGGAAGGCGAGGAAGAAGAGAAGTGGAGGAGCAGCAAAGAGGGATTTCTGAAGATCACACTGCACTTCCTGAGGAAAATGAAGCAGGAGGAGCTGGCTGGCCGTCTGCAGAGCA GAAATGGTGTTGCTGCTCTCTTATGTCAGCGCAAACTAAAGTCTGATCTAAAGAAGaagtatgagtgtgtgtttgaggggaTTGCTAAAGCAGGAAACCCAACCCTTCTGAATAAGATCTACACAGAGCTCTACATCATAGAGGGAGGGACTGCAGAAGTCAATGAGGAACATGAAGTCAGACAGATTGAAACATCATCCAGGAAACAAGACAGACCAGAAATGACAGTCAGCCGAGAAGACATCTTTAAACCCTCACCTAGAAGAGatgaaccaatcagaacagtgatGACAAAGGGAGTGGCTGGCATCGGGAAAACAGTCTTAACACAGAAGTCcactctggactgggctgaAGACAAAGCCAACAAAGACATACAGTTCACATTTCCATTCACTTTTAGAGAACTGAATGTGCTGAAAGAGAAAGAGTTCAGCTTGGTGGAACTTATTCATCACTTCTTTAATGTAACTAAAGAAGCAGGAATCTGCAGGTTTGAAGAGTTCCAGGttgtgttcatctttgacggtcTGGATGAGTGTCGACTTCCTCTGGATTTCCAAAACAATCAGATCCTGACTGATGTTACAGAGTCCACCTCAGTGGATGTGCTGCTGACAAACCTCATCAAGGGAAAACTGCTTCCTTCTGCTCGCCTCTGGATAACCAcacgacctgcagcagccagtcagatccctcctgagtgtgttgacatggtgacagaggtcagagggttcaCTGACccacagaaggaggagtacttcaggaagAGATTCAGGGATGAGGAGCAGGCCAGCAAAATCATCTCCCACATAAAGACATCCCgaagcctccacatcatgtgccacatcccagtcttctgctggatcactgctacggTTCTGGAGAATGTGTTGAAGACCaaagagggaggagagctgcccaagaccctgactgagaTGTACATCCACTTCCTGGTTGTTCAGTCCAAAATGAAGAAGAAGTAtgagagaggagctgagagagATCCAGGCTGGAGTTCAGAGAGCAGGGAGATGATTGAGTCTCTGGGAAAACTGGCTtttgagcagctgcagaaagGCAACCTGATCTTCTATGACTCAGACCTGACAGAGTGTGGCATCGATATCAAAGCAGCCTCAGTGTACTCAGGAGTGTTCACAGAGATCtttaaagaggagagagggctGTACCAGGACAACGTGTTCTGCTTCGTCCATCTGAgtgttcaggagtttctggctgctcTTCATGTCCATCTGACATTCATCAACTCTGGTGTCAATCTGCTGTCAGGAGAAAAAACAACCTCCCGGCGTTCTAAAGTCTTTAAAGACAAACCTAAACTGACAGAACTCTACCAGAGTGCTGTGGACAAGGCCTTACAGAGTCCAAATGGACACCTGGACTTGTTCCTCCGCTTCCTCCTCGGTCTTTCACTGCAGCCCAATCAGACCCTCCTACGAGGTCTCctgacacagacaggaagtagctCAGAAACCAATCACAAAACAGTTAAATACATCAAGAAGAAGATCAGCGAGACATCGTCTACAGAGAAAAACATCAATCTGTTCCACTGTTTGAATGAGCTGAATGATCATTCTCTAGTGGAGGAGATCCAACAGAACCTGAGATCAGGACATTTCTCCACAGAAAAACTCTCTACCGCTCAGTGGTCAGCTCTGGTCTTCATCTTACTGTCATCAGAAAAAGATCTGGATGTATTTGACCTGAAGAAATACTCTGCTTCAGAAGAGGCCCTTCAGAGGCTGCTTCCAGTGGTCAAAGCCTCCAAAAAAGCCCT GCTGAGTGGCTGTAACCTCTCAGAGAGAAGCTGTGAAGTTCTGTCCTCAGTTCTCAGCTCCCAGTCCTCTactctgagagagctggacctgagtaacaacAACCTGcgggattcaggagtgaagctgctcactgctggactggagagtccacactgtacaCTTGGAACTCTCAG GTTGGGTTTATGTAAACTCTCAATGCGAAGCTGTGAAGCTCTGTCCTCAGTTCTCAGCTCGCAGTGTAGTCTGAGAGAGTTGGACCTGAGTAACAATGACCTGCGGGATTTAGGAGTGCAGCAGCTCGCTGTTGGACTTGGGATGCCAAACTGTACACTGGAAATGGTCAG TCTGTCAGGCTGTCTGGTCACAGAGGATGGCTGTGctcctctggcctcagctctgcgCTCCAACCCTTCCCAtttgagagagctggacctgagctaCAATCATCCAGGAGACCCGGGAGTGAAGCGTCTGTCTGCTGCAGTGGAGGATCCACACAGGAGACTGGACACTCTCAG GGTGGACCATGGTGGACAGCGGTGGTTAAAACCTGGTCTGAGGAAGT ATACCTGTGAACTCAcactggacacaaacaccacaCACAAAAAGCTCAAACTGTCTGAAAACAACAGGAAGGTGACACTGGTGGGAGAGAAAAAACATCCATATCCCGATCATGTAGAAAGATTTGACCGCTGCTGTCAGCTGCTGTGTGGAAATGATCTGACCGAtcgctgttactgggaggtcGAGTGGAGAGGAGATGTTGATGTAGCAGTGACTTACAGAGGAATcacaaggaaaggaaaaagcgCTGAGTGCAGGTTTGGAAGGAATGATCAGTCGTGGAGTCTAAACTGCTCTGATGTCGGTTACTCCGCTTGGCACAATAACAGAGAAACAGTccgtctttcctcctcctcctcctctgcttctgGTAGAGTAGCAGTGTATGTGGACTTTCCTGCTGGcactctgtccttctacagagtCAGCTCTGAAGAACTGATCCACCTCCACACCTTCAATATCACATTCACTCAACCTCTTTTTCCCGGGTTTGGATTTGGGTTTGGGGTGGAGTCTTTGATGTTGTCCCAGGACTcgtcagtgtctctgtgttcatTGTAG
- the LOC141761843 gene encoding NACHT, LRR and PYD domains-containing protein 3-like isoform X1 translates to MNRCEDREDGVPSSKTSLRGGHDGQTKAQRPRSPVSSCVSMKSDSSKGRPFDFKHGQQSADPGPERQNRPDSPVSSCVSMKSDSSKGRPLDFKHGQQSDDHRIPQQRPDHSGISCVSMKSDSSKGRPLDFKHGQKSDDQKMRQQKQDSPVSSCVSMKSDSSKGRPLDFKCEQKSDFQKIPQQRPDPSGPSCVSLKSDSSKGRPLDFKHGQQSDDQKILHQRPDPSSPSCVSLKSDISKGRPLDFKREEKSDYQKIPQQRPDPSGPSCVSLKSDSSKGRPFDFKHAQQSDDQKRIKNQKQDSPVSSSQSAQQHQTDLNSVFMLLEENIVSFVKNELKKFQKVLSPDYPECFESQCEDQEAVEGEEEEKWRSSKEGFLKITLHFLRKMKQEELAGRLQSRNGVAALLCQRKLKSDLKKKYECVFEGIAKAGNPTLLNKIYTELYIIEGGTAEVNEEHEVRQIETSSRKQDRPEMTVSREDIFKPSPRRDEPIRTVMTKGVAGIGKTVLTQKSTLDWAEDKANKDIQFTFPFTFRELNVLKEKEFSLVELIHHFFNVTKEAGICRFEEFQVVFIFDGLDECRLPLDFQNNQILTDVTESTSVDVLLTNLIKGKLLPSARLWITTRPAAASQIPPECVDMVTEVRGFTDPQKEEYFRKRFRDEEQASKIISHIKTSRSLHIMCHIPVFCWITATVLENVLKTKEGGELPKTLTEMYIHFLVVQSKMKKKYERGAERDPGWSSESREMIESLGKLAFEQLQKGNLIFYDSDLTECGIDIKAASVYSGVFTEIFKEERGLYQDNVFCFVHLSVQEFLAALHVHLTFINSGVNLLSGEKTTSRRSKVFKDKPKLTELYQSAVDKALQSPNGHLDLFLRFLLGLSLQPNQTLLRGLLTQTGSSSETNHKTVKYIKKKISETSSTEKNINLFHCLNELNDHSLVEEIQQNLRSGHFSTEKLSTAQWSALVFILLSSEKDLDVFDLKKYSASEEALQRLLPVVKASKKALLSGCNLSERSCEVLSSVLSSQSSTLRELDLSNNNLRDSGVKLLTAGLESPHCTLGTLRLGLCKLSMRSCEALSSVLSSQCSLRELDLSNNDLRDLGVQQLAVGLGMPNCTLEMVSLSGCLVTEDGCAPLASALRSNPSHLRELDLSYNHPGDPGVKRLSAAVEDPHRRLDTLRVDHGGQRWLKPGLRKYTCELTLDTNTTHKKLKLSENNRKVTLVGEKKHPYPDHVERFDRCCQLLCGNDLTDRCYWEVEWRGDVDVAVTYRGITRKGKSAECRFGRNDQSWSLNCSDVGYSAWHNNRETVRLSSSSSSASGRVAVYVDFPAGTLSFYRVSSEELIHLHTFNITFTQPLFPGFGFGFGVESLMLSQDSSVSLCSL, encoded by the exons ATGAATCGGTGTGAGGACAGAGAGGATGGAGTCCCTTCCTCTAAAACCTCTCTGCGTGGAGGACATGATGGCCAGACCAAAGCTCAGAG ACCACGCTCTCCTGTATCCAGCTGTGTGTCCATGAAGAGTGACAGCTCTAAGGGTCGACCTTTTGACTTCAAACATGGACAGCAGTCTGCTGATCCAGG CCCAGAGCGGCAAAACAGACCGGACTCTCCTGTATCCAGCTGTGTGTCCATGAAGAGTGACAGCTCTAAGGGTCGACCTCTTGACTTCAAACATGGACAGCAGTCTGATGATCATAG GATCCCTCAGCAGAGACCAGATCACTCTGGAATCAGCTGCGTGTCCATGAAGAGTGACAGCTCTAAGGGTCGGCCTCTTGACTTCAAACACGGACAGAAGTCTGATGATCAAAA GatgaggcagcagaaacaagacTCTCCTGTATCCAGCTGTGTGTCCATGAAGAGTGACAGCTCTAAGGGTCGACCTCTGGATTTCAAATGTGAACAGAAGTCTGATTTTCAAAA GATCCCTCAGCAGAGACCGGATCCTTCTGGTCCCAGTTGTGTGTCCTTGAAGAGTGACAGCTCTAAGGGTCGACCTCTTGATTTCAAACATGGACAGCAGTCAGATGATCAAAA GATCCTTCATCAGAGACCGGATCCTTCTAGTCCCAGCTGTGTGTCCTTGAAGAGTGACATCTCTAAGGGTCGACCTCTGGACTTCAAACGTGAAGAGAAGTCTGATTATCAAAA GATCCCTCAGCAGAGACCGGATCCTTCTGGTCCCAGCTGTGTGTCCTTGAAGAGTGACAGCTCTAAGGGTCGACCTTTTGACTTCAAACATGCACAGCAGTCAGATGATCAAAA GAGGATCAAAAATCAGAAACAAGACTCTCCTGTATCCAGTAGTCAATCTGCCCAGCAGCATCAAACAGACCTGAACTCCGTATTCATG CTGCTTGAGGAGAACATTGTCAGTTTTGTGAAGAACGAACTGAAGAAGTTCCAGAAAGTTCTGAGTCCAGATTACCCAGAATGCTTTGAGAGTCAGTGTGAGGATCAGGAGGCGGTGGAAGGCGAGGAAGAAGAGAAGTGGAGGAGCAGCAAAGAGGGATTTCTGAAGATCACACTGCACTTCCTGAGGAAAATGAAGCAGGAGGAGCTGGCTGGCCGTCTGCAGAGCA GAAATGGTGTTGCTGCTCTCTTATGTCAGCGCAAACTAAAGTCTGATCTAAAGAAGaagtatgagtgtgtgtttgaggggaTTGCTAAAGCAGGAAACCCAACCCTTCTGAATAAGATCTACACAGAGCTCTACATCATAGAGGGAGGGACTGCAGAAGTCAATGAGGAACATGAAGTCAGACAGATTGAAACATCATCCAGGAAACAAGACAGACCAGAAATGACAGTCAGCCGAGAAGACATCTTTAAACCCTCACCTAGAAGAGatgaaccaatcagaacagtgatGACAAAGGGAGTGGCTGGCATCGGGAAAACAGTCTTAACACAGAAGTCcactctggactgggctgaAGACAAAGCCAACAAAGACATACAGTTCACATTTCCATTCACTTTTAGAGAACTGAATGTGCTGAAAGAGAAAGAGTTCAGCTTGGTGGAACTTATTCATCACTTCTTTAATGTAACTAAAGAAGCAGGAATCTGCAGGTTTGAAGAGTTCCAGGttgtgttcatctttgacggtcTGGATGAGTGTCGACTTCCTCTGGATTTCCAAAACAATCAGATCCTGACTGATGTTACAGAGTCCACCTCAGTGGATGTGCTGCTGACAAACCTCATCAAGGGAAAACTGCTTCCTTCTGCTCGCCTCTGGATAACCAcacgacctgcagcagccagtcagatccctcctgagtgtgttgacatggtgacagaggtcagagggttcaCTGACccacagaaggaggagtacttcaggaagAGATTCAGGGATGAGGAGCAGGCCAGCAAAATCATCTCCCACATAAAGACATCCCgaagcctccacatcatgtgccacatcccagtcttctgctggatcactgctacggTTCTGGAGAATGTGTTGAAGACCaaagagggaggagagctgcccaagaccctgactgagaTGTACATCCACTTCCTGGTTGTTCAGTCCAAAATGAAGAAGAAGTAtgagagaggagctgagagagATCCAGGCTGGAGTTCAGAGAGCAGGGAGATGATTGAGTCTCTGGGAAAACTGGCTtttgagcagctgcagaaagGCAACCTGATCTTCTATGACTCAGACCTGACAGAGTGTGGCATCGATATCAAAGCAGCCTCAGTGTACTCAGGAGTGTTCACAGAGATCtttaaagaggagagagggctGTACCAGGACAACGTGTTCTGCTTCGTCCATCTGAgtgttcaggagtttctggctgctcTTCATGTCCATCTGACATTCATCAACTCTGGTGTCAATCTGCTGTCAGGAGAAAAAACAACCTCCCGGCGTTCTAAAGTCTTTAAAGACAAACCTAAACTGACAGAACTCTACCAGAGTGCTGTGGACAAGGCCTTACAGAGTCCAAATGGACACCTGGACTTGTTCCTCCGCTTCCTCCTCGGTCTTTCACTGCAGCCCAATCAGACCCTCCTACGAGGTCTCctgacacagacaggaagtagctCAGAAACCAATCACAAAACAGTTAAATACATCAAGAAGAAGATCAGCGAGACATCGTCTACAGAGAAAAACATCAATCTGTTCCACTGTTTGAATGAGCTGAATGATCATTCTCTAGTGGAGGAGATCCAACAGAACCTGAGATCAGGACATTTCTCCACAGAAAAACTCTCTACCGCTCAGTGGTCAGCTCTGGTCTTCATCTTACTGTCATCAGAAAAAGATCTGGATGTATTTGACCTGAAGAAATACTCTGCTTCAGAAGAGGCCCTTCAGAGGCTGCTTCCAGTGGTCAAAGCCTCCAAAAAAGCCCT GCTGAGTGGCTGTAACCTCTCAGAGAGAAGCTGTGAAGTTCTGTCCTCAGTTCTCAGCTCCCAGTCCTCTactctgagagagctggacctgagtaacaacAACCTGcgggattcaggagtgaagctgctcactgctggactggagagtccacactgtacaCTTGGAACTCTCAG GTTGGGTTTATGTAAACTCTCAATGCGAAGCTGTGAAGCTCTGTCCTCAGTTCTCAGCTCGCAGTGTAGTCTGAGAGAGTTGGACCTGAGTAACAATGACCTGCGGGATTTAGGAGTGCAGCAGCTCGCTGTTGGACTTGGGATGCCAAACTGTACACTGGAAATGGTCAG TCTGTCAGGCTGTCTGGTCACAGAGGATGGCTGTGctcctctggcctcagctctgcgCTCCAACCCTTCCCAtttgagagagctggacctgagctaCAATCATCCAGGAGACCCGGGAGTGAAGCGTCTGTCTGCTGCAGTGGAGGATCCACACAGGAGACTGGACACTCTCAG GGTGGACCATGGTGGACAGCGGTGGTTAAAACCTGGTCTGAGGAAGT ATACCTGTGAACTCAcactggacacaaacaccacaCACAAAAAGCTCAAACTGTCTGAAAACAACAGGAAGGTGACACTGGTGGGAGAGAAAAAACATCCATATCCCGATCATGTAGAAAGATTTGACCGCTGCTGTCAGCTGCTGTGTGGAAATGATCTGACCGAtcgctgttactgggaggtcGAGTGGAGAGGAGATGTTGATGTAGCAGTGACTTACAGAGGAATcacaaggaaaggaaaaagcgCTGAGTGCAGGTTTGGAAGGAATGATCAGTCGTGGAGTCTAAACTGCTCTGATGTCGGTTACTCCGCTTGGCACAATAACAGAGAAACAGTccgtctttcctcctcctcctcctctgcttctgGTAGAGTAGCAGTGTATGTGGACTTTCCTGCTGGcactctgtccttctacagagtCAGCTCTGAAGAACTGATCCACCTCCACACCTTCAATATCACATTCACTCAACCTCTTTTTCCCGGGTTTGGATTTGGGTTTGGGGTGGAGTCTTTGATGTTGTCCCAGGACTcgtcagtgtctctgtgttcatTGTAG